In the Arachis ipaensis cultivar K30076 chromosome B10, Araip1.1, whole genome shotgun sequence genome, one interval contains:
- the LOC107620863 gene encoding sufE-like protein 1, chloroplastic/mitochondrial has translation MSANSISSCSSLRFLTTRTIPKTPFLKTPSFIQIPRKNNDHTFFSFRPITFQKLPTTPSSSSSTTPSPSTTEENSLQPIEELPPKLQEIVKLFQSVEEPKAKYEQLLFYGKSLKPLEQQFKTNDNKVQGCVSQVWVRAYLDPQQNNNVVVYEADSDSLLTKGLAALLVTGFSGRPVSEIVRVKPDFVHLLGLQQSLTPSRNNGFLNMLKLMQKKALMLFVEAEKGASELGSSSSSSLEVKDGNFVENSKGSGAGGESVSQSSGEKGAEFTSSSEVKGGSFVENSSGGELSGRGRRIKEKLEKELDPVELEVEDVSYQHAGHAGVRGSGDGETHFNLRVVSKEFEGKSLVKSCFAHIIDCLILIL, from the coding sequence ATGTCCGCTAACTCTATTTCCTCTTGCTCCTCTCTCCGATTCCTCacaactcgaacaatccccaaaaCCCCATTTCTCAAAACCCCATCTTTCATCCAAATACCCAGAAAAAACAACGACCACACCTTCTTCTCATTCAGACCCATAACCTTCCAGAAGCTTCCAAcaacaccatcatcatcatcatcaacaacaccGTCACCATCAACTACCGAAGAAAATTCCCTTCAACCCATTGAAGAGCTTCCCCCAAAGCTTCAAGAAATTGTGAAGCTCTTCCAATCCGTTGAGGAACCAAAAGCCAAGTACGAGCAGCTACTCTTCTATGGCAAGAGCCTCAAACCCCTCGAACAGCAATTCAAAACCAACGACAACAAGGTCCAAGGTTGTGTCTCCCAGGTTTGGGTCCGAGCCTACCTCGACCCTCAACAAAACAACAACGTTGTTGTCTACGAAGCTGACTCTGACTCGCTCCTCACAAAGGGTCTCGCCGCTTTGCTTGTAACCGGGTTCTCGGGTCGACCCGTTAGCGAGATTGTTCGAGTCAAACCCGATTTTGTTCACCTTCTTGGGTTACAGCAGAGTTTGACACCTTCGAGGAATAATGGGTTCTTGAATATGCTCAAGTTGATGCAGAAGAAAGCACTGATGCTCTTTGTTGAAGCTGAAAAGGGTGCTTCTGAATTGGGTTCAAGTTCAAGTTCGAGTTTGGAAGTTAAAGATGGTAACTTTGTTGAGAATTCAAAGGGTTCTGGGGCTGGTGGTGAATCAGTGTCACAAAGTTCAGGTGAAAAAGGTGCTGAATTCACCTCAAGTTCTGAGGTCAAAGGTGGAAGCTTTGTTGAGAATTCAAGTGGTGGTGAATTGAGTGGTAGGGGGAGGAGGATAAAGGAGAAGCTTGAGAAGGAGCTTGATCCTGTTGAATTGGAAGTTGAAGATGTTTCATATCAGCATGCTGGGCATGCTGGTGTTAGAGGGAGTGGTGATGGAGAAACACATTTCAATCTTAGGGTTGTGTCTAAGGAGTTTGAAGGGAAGAGTTTGGTTAAGAGTTGTTTTGCACATATTATAGATTGCTTGATTTTGATCTTATAG
- the LOC107622762 gene encoding homeobox-leucine zipper protein ATHB-8: protein MMAVSSGSKEGGGSKVLMDNGKYVRYTPEQVEALERLYHECPKPSSLRRQQLIRDCPILSNIEPKQIKVWFQNRRCREKQRKEASRLQAVNRKLTAMNKLLMEENDRLQKQVSHLVYENTFFRQHTQQNQAALATTDTSCESVVTSGQRNLTPQHPPRDASPAGLLSIAEETLAEFLSKATGTAVEWVQMPGMKPGPDSIGIVAISHGCPGVAARACGLVGLEPARVAEILKDRLSWYRDCRTVDVLNVMSTGNGGTIELLYMQLYAPTTLAPGRDFWLLRYTSLLEDGSLVVCERSLNNTQNGPAMPAVQHFVRADMMPSGYLIRPCEGGGSIIHIVDHMILEPWSVPEVLRPLYESSMLLAQRTTMAALRHLRQISQEVSQPSVTGWGRRPAALRALSQRLSKGFNEAVNGFTDDGWSLLESDGIDDVTLLVNSSPSKMMGANLGYNGGGFASVTSSVLCAKASMLLQNVPPAILLRFLREHRSEWADSSIDAYSAAAIKAGPCNLPGVRAGGFGGQVILPLAHTIEHEEFMEVIKLENMGYYRDDMTIPGDVFLLQLCSGVDENAVGTSAELIFAPIDASFSDDAPILPSGFRIIPLDSTSDAASPNRTLDLASALEVGTAGSKAGGENSSHSGSTKSVMTIAFQFAFEVHLQDNIATMARQYVRSIIASVQRVSLALSPSRFGSQNAFHLPPGTPEAQTLARWISSSYRFYLGVELLKSEGSEPILKSLWHHTDAVLCCSLKALPVFTFANQAGLDMLETTLVALQDITLEKIFDDNGKKTLCSEFPQIMQQGFMCIQGGICLSSMGRPVSYERAVAWKVLNEEETAHCICFMFINWSFV from the exons atGATGGCGGTGAGTTCGGGGAGCAAAGAAGGAGGAGGGAGTAAGGTGTTGATGGACAACGGCAAGTACGTGAGGTACACGCCGGAGCAGGTGGAGGCACTGGAGAGGCTCTACCATGAATGCCCCAAACCAAGCTCCCTTCGCCGCCAGCAACTCATCAGAGACTGCCCTATTCTCTCCAACATCGAGCCCAAACAGATCAAGGTCTGGTTCCAAAATCGAAG ATGCCGAGAGAAGCAGCGGAAAGAGGCGTCACGGCTGCAAGCTGTAAACAGGAAGCTGACAGCAATGAATAAACTGCTGATGGAGGAAAACGACAGATTGCAGAAGCAAGTCTCTCACCTCGTCTATGAGAACACCTTTTTCCGCCAACACACTCAACAAAAT CAGGCGGCGCTTGCCACCACAGACACCAGCTGTGAGTCGGTGGTAACAAGCGGTCAGCGCAACTTGACACCTCAGCATCCGCCAAGGGATGCAAGCCCTGCAGG ACTTTTGTCGATTGCAGAGGAGACTTTAGCAGAGTTTCTATCAAAGGCCACTGGAACCGCTGTGGAGTGGGTCCAAATGCCTGGGATGAAG CCTGGTCCGGATTCCATTGGAATCGTTGCTATTTCTCATGGTTGCCCTGGAGTGGCAGCACGTGCATGCGGCCTTGTGGGTCTAGAACCTGCCAGG GTTGCAGAAATACTCAAAGATCGGTTATCATGGTATCGTGATTGCCGAACCGTGGATGTTCTAAATGTAATGTCCACGGGAAATGGAGGAACCATTGAACTTCTTTACATGCAG TTGTATGCTCCAACAACCTTGGCACCTGGCCGTGACTTCTGGTTGCTGCGCTACACATCTCTTTTGGAGGATGGTAGTCTGGTG GTGTGTGAAAGATCACTTAACAACACTCAGAACGGTCCTGCTATGCCAGCAGTGCAGCATTTTGTTAGAGCAGACATGATGCCAAGTGGGTATCTTATTAGGCCTTGTGAAGGAGGAGGGTCCATTATTCATATTGTTGATCACATGATCTTAGAG CCATGGAGTGTACCTGAAGTTTTGCGTCCACTTTATGAGTCGTCAATGCTACTTGCTCAAAGAACAACCATGGCG GCTTTACGGCATTTAAGGCAGATATCTCAAGAAGTTTCTCAGCCAAGTGTGACAGGATGGGGAAGAAGGCCTGCGGCTCTACGCGCGCTTAGTCAGCGATTGAGCAA GGGATTCAATGAAGCAGTTAATGGTTTTACTGATGATGGGTGGTCCTTGTTggagagtgatggcattgatgatGTCACGCTTCTTGTGAACTCATCACCCAGCAAGATGATGGGAGCAAACCTCGGCTACAATGGTGGTGGATTCGCATCTGTCACCAGTTCTGTGCTTTGTGCCAAAGCATCCATGTTGTTGCAG AATGTCCCTCCAGCAATTCTTCTTAGATTCTTGCGGGAGCACCGGTCTGAGTGGGCTGATAGCAGCATTGACGCTTATTCGGCTGCCGCCATCAAAGCTGGTCCCTGTAACTTGCCTGGTGTCCGAGCAGGCGGTTTCGGGGGTCAGGTCATTCTTCCATTGGCTCATACAATTGAGCATGAAGAG TTCATGGAGGtgattaagcttgaaaacatggGTTACTATAGGGATGATATGACTATACCTGGTGATGTTTTCCTCTTGCAG CTCTGCAGTGGAGTGGATGAGAATGCAGTTGGCACAAGTGCAGAACTCATATTTGCTCCCATTGATGCATCCTTTTCTGATGATGCACCAATTTTACCTTCCGGCTTTCGCATCATACCTCTCGATTCAACCTCG GATGCCGCTAGTCCTAACCGGACGCTTGATCTGGCGTCGGCGCTGGAAGTTGGAACAGCAGGGAGCAAAGCTGGCGGCGAAAACTCAAGCCATTCTGGGAGCACAAAGTCGGTGATGACAATTGCATTTCAGTTTGCATTTGAAGTCCATCTTCAGGACAACATTGCAACCATGGCTAGGCAGTATGTTAGGAGTATCATTGCATCTGTTCAAAGGGTTTCACTAGCCCTTTCGCCGTCGCGATTCGGTTCTCAAAATGCTTTCCATTTGCCTCCTGGTACCCCTGAGGCACAAACACTTGCTAGGTGGATTTCTAGCAGCTATAG GTTCTATCTTGGGGTAGAACTGTTGAAGAGTGAGGGTAGTGAACCCATTCTCAAATCTCTTTGGCATCACACTGATGCTGTTTTGTGCTGCTCTCTCAAG GCATTACCTGTTTTCACTTTTGCAAATCAAGCTGGCCTTGACATGCTAGAAACAACTTTGGTTGCACTTCAAGACATCACTCTTGAAAAGATCTTTGATGACAATGGAAAGAAAACTCTCTGCTCTGAGTTCCCCCAGATAATGCAGCAG GGTTTCATGTGTATACAAGGTGGGATATGTTTGTCGAGCATGGGAAGGCCAGTGTCATATGAGAGAGCAGTGGCATGGAAAGTCTTGAATGAAGAAGAAACGGCTCACTGTATCTGCTTCATGTTCATCAATTGGTCTTTTGTCTGa